One Fusobacterium nucleatum genomic window carries:
- a CDS encoding RnfABCDGE type electron transport complex subunit B has product MEAIMMPVAVLGITGVLMGLFLAYASKKFEVEVDPKVEAILAILPGVNCGACGYPGCSGYASGVALEGAKMTLCAPGGPKVAAKIGEIMGVEVEMPVKKKPAAKKPEVKKEAPKAQTGEPISASQEFIEKNKRMLMKFKEAFDAGDKEGFEKLENLAKMAKKDELLKYYEEIKAGKIVPDGSAPVAAGTANTNAISASKEFVEKNKRMLMKFKEAFDAGDKEGFEKLENLAKMAKKDELLKYYEEIKAGKTVPDPATMGNVVAAVKVETISAPKEFVEKNKRMLMKFKEAFDTGDKEGFEKLENLAKMAKKDELLKYYEEIKAGKTVPDPATMTDIPVAKEEAPKAEVKASDSQKQEASYCSILGDGLCVPEQNEKVKEDLKKQAEPPKTVEELEKEKQTASYCSVLGDGLCVPEENEQIVKQNLHQEIDKEIK; this is encoded by the coding sequence CCAAAAGTAGAAGCTATACTAGCTATACTACCTGGTGTAAACTGTGGAGCTTGTGGATATCCTGGATGTTCTGGATATGCTTCAGGGGTAGCTTTGGAAGGTGCAAAGATGACATTATGTGCACCTGGTGGACCTAAGGTAGCTGCAAAAATAGGAGAAATAATGGGAGTAGAAGTAGAAATGCCTGTTAAAAAGAAACCTGCTGCTAAGAAACCAGAAGTAAAGAAAGAAGCTCCAAAAGCTCAAACTGGTGAGCCAATATCAGCAAGTCAAGAATTTATTGAAAAAAATAAAAGAATGTTAATGAAGTTTAAGGAAGCTTTTGATGCAGGAGATAAAGAAGGTTTTGAAAAACTAGAAAACTTAGCAAAAATGGCAAAGAAAGATGAATTATTGAAATACTATGAAGAAATAAAAGCAGGAAAGATAGTTCCTGATGGAAGTGCTCCAGTAGCAGCAGGAACAGCCAATACAAATGCAATATCAGCTTCAAAAGAATTTGTTGAAAAGAATAAGAGAATGTTAATGAAGTTTAAGGAAGCTTTTGATGCAGGAGATAAAGAAGGTTTTGAGAAACTAGAAAACTTAGCAAAAATGGCAAAGAAAGATGAATTATTGAAATATTATGAAGAAATAAAAGCAGGAAAAACAGTTCCAGATCCAGCAACAATGGGGAATGTTGTAGCTGCTGTAAAAGTAGAAACAATATCGGCTCCAAAAGAATTTGTTGAAAAGAATAAGAGAATGTTAATGAAGTTTAAAGAAGCCTTTGATACAGGAGATAAAGAAGGTTTTGAAAAACTAGAAAATCTTGCAAAAATGGCAAAGAAAGACGAATTATTAAAATACTATGAAGAAATAAAAGCAGGAAAAACAGTTCCAGATCCAGCAACAATGACTGATATTCCTGTTGCAAAAGAAGAAGCCCCAAAGGCTGAAGTAAAAGCTAGTGATAGTCAAAAACAAGAAGCTTCTTATTGTAGTATTTTAGGTGATGGGCTATGTGTACCAGAACAAAATGAAAAAGTAAAAGAAGACTTGAAAAAACAAGCTGAACCTCCTAAAACAGTAGAAGAATTAGAAAAAGAAAAACAAACTGCTAGTTATTGTAGTGTGTTAGGAGATGGACTATGTGTTCCTGAAGAAAATGAACAAATAGTTAAGCAAAACTTACATCAAGAAATTGATAAAGAAATAAAATAG